The Athene noctua chromosome 3, bAthNoc1.hap1.1, whole genome shotgun sequence genome includes a region encoding these proteins:
- the LOC141958515 gene encoding cytokine receptor common subunit beta-like isoform X2 → MNTKEIFILLLNLYLVFSVQAIRESIPMKSLSCYNDYNSQVTCTWMEHSEAHALVGMILYHRRDIRENKEMLCKRQPENDLREAPDSYVHWVCRKTTNNFGIGVDDFYSFKPSKKLQAEINVSLFQNVQTLPPQNLSVILMRSGDFLLTWKAPDGSQGLGNALQYEVTYKRQWESWEKAASLLLSNTTLCHLSRDNLVPGSSYVARVRARPGRASGFSGQYSEWSTEASWETPEGGLQPRNLHCLFNGADRLMCSWEVKKEIITSVLFGLFFRATLASAEEECSPVHERALPHAPYVVQSCEISVSNSSSRSQYRVSVRAKTEEKLIEAYKNIKVLPPANVSVTVTESQEYELRWTKHTLGYNFIKQRYQVEYWKNNQYKKTVLNISNDEPPFIFTQQMLASSTEYRAKMRARVNTPLDYEGPWSEWSEEFTWKTENVLPPVLLPVVLPALIITLLIVAYCSYKYFLRKRKMWEEKIPNPSKSLLIQSYLGKVHLGNWPTSSQLDLNKYNLSERMEQASFLEVVDRQTKTLAEYPEVQAKKTDNFPVALDLQNSYHALNEPERATVVFSSQTAGHSFPVSRRNNADENIASQTAIPCFAFNGPYLYSPVLSSQPDMHQTLEVDPAGAHEKSVSLQYVTLPKEGCPQAPQGQEQPGAGPPQPFLLPAQKEKMQHLDDEKEVSLAPSACRKDMNMRTEEQKSPKALSCITSPQQCPLEYITTESLFLPSASDSMHPPLVTAGELPCDPQEPQPPSDHSCHEFSPEKTAVMVSISGQAPTSSPESHLDTFGDYLTVPIGIHRHSEPTKISLPVLQKGNDLPGKQPLSEGNLVVLNPDSSEPVFLCQVGDYCFHSLKSSVKLDISQEDQQVKKPSEGETTPGKPVSDGKTITGKEKDESKMQAIQLFKNLKSNDYFSWQQSLRITEIC, encoded by the exons ATGAACACGAAAGAGATTTTCATCCTTCTGCTGAATTTGTATTTGGTCTTCAGTGTCCAAGCCATTCGAG AGAGTATCCCTATGAAGAGCTTGAGCTGCTACAATGACTACAACTCACAGGTGACCTGCACATGGATGGAGCATTCAGAGGCTCATGCCCTCGTTGGTATGATTCTTTACCACAGGCGTGATATAAG GGAGAACAAGGAGATGCTTTGCAAACGCCAGCCAGAAAATGACTTACGTGAGGCCCCAGACTCCTATGTGCACTGGGTTTGTCGCAAAACTACAAACAATTTTGGAATAGGGGTAGATGACTTTTACAGCTTTAAACCCAGTAAGAAACTTCAAGCAGAAATAAATGTCAGTCTTTTCCAAAACG TTCAGACCCTCCCACCTCAAAACCTCTCGGTCATCTTGATGAGATCAGGAGACTTCTTGCTGACCTGGAAAGCACCTGATGGAAGCCAAGGGCTGGGCAATGCACTGCAGTATGAAGTCACTTACAAGCGGCAGTGGGAGTCCTGGGAG AAAGCTGCCTCGCTCTTGCTCTCCAACACCACACTTTGCCATCTCAGCCGTGACAACCTTGTCCCAGGGAGCAGCTACGTTGCCCGCGTGCGAGCCAGACCGGGGCGGGCCAGTGGCTTCTCTGGGCAGTATAGCGAGTGGAGCACGGAGGCGTCATGGGAGACCCCTGAAG GTGGCCTTCAGCCCAGGAACCTTCACTGCCTCTTCAACGGTGCAGATCGTCTGATGTGCAGCTGGGAAGTGAAGAAAGAGATCATCACCTCTGTCCTCTTTGGCTTGTTCTTCAGGGCTACTCTGGCATCAGC agAAGAGGAGTGCTCTCCCGTGCATGAGAGGGCTTTGCCCCATGCCCCGTACGTGGTCCAGAGCTGTGAGATCTCTGTTAGCAACTCCAGCAGTCGGAGCCAGTACCGTGTGTCTGTCCGGGCCAAGACAGAGGAGAAGCTGATTGAAGCTTACAAGAACA TTaaggtgctgccacctgcaaaTGTGTCGGTAACAGTGACAGAGAGCCAAGAGTATGAACTGAGGTGGACAAAACACACTTTGGGATATAACTTCATAAAACAGAGATACCAAGTTGAGTACTGGAAAAACAACCAATACAAAAAG acTGTCTTAAATATCAGCAACGATGAACCTCCTTTCATCTTCACCCAGCAGATGCTGGCATCATCTACAGAATACAGGGCGAAAATGCGCGCAAGGGTGAATACACCCCTGGATTATGAGGGGCCTTGGAGTGAATGGAGTGAGGAGTTCACATGGAAGACTGAGAATG TTCTGCCACCAGTGCTTCTCCCAGTGGTGCTCCCAGCTCTCATCATCACTTTGCTAATAGTTGCTTATTGCAGCTATAAGTATTTCCTCAG gaagaggaaaatgtGGGAGGAAAAGATTCCAAACCCCAGCAAGAGTCTCCTGATCCAGAGCTACCTGGGG aaagtacATTTAGGAAACTGGCCAACAAGCAGCCAGCTGGACCTCAACAAGTACAATCTTTCAGAGAGGATGGAGCAGGCCAGTTTCCTTGAAGTTGTGGACAG GCAGACGAAGACTTTGGCAGAGTACCCTGAGGTGCAGGCTAAAAAGACAGATAATTTCCCTGTTGCTCTGGACCTACAGAACTCATATCATGCTTTAAATGAGCCAGAGCGTGCCACAGTTGTCTTCTCAAGTCAGACTGCTGGTCATTCCTTTCCTGTTTCAAGGAGAAATAATGCTGATGAAAATATTGCTTCCCAGACAGCAATCCCTTGCTTTGCTTTCAATGGTCCATACTTGTACAGCCCAGTGTTGTCCTCCCAGCCTGATATGCATCAGACCCTGGAAGTGGACCCAGCGGGAGCCCATGAGAAATCAGTTTCCCTTCAGTATGTTACCCTCCCAAAGGAAGGCTGCCCCCAGGCTCCACAGGGGCAAGAACAACCAGGAGCAGGCCCTCCACAGCCCTTCCTGCTCCCAGCTCAGAAGGAAAAGATGCAGCACCTTGATGATGAGAAAGAAGTCTCACTGGCCCCATCAGCCTGCAGGAAAGACATGAACATGagaacagaagagcagaaatCTCCAAAGGCTCTTAGCTGTATCACATCTCCTCAGCAGTGCCCCTTGGAGTACATCACCACAGAGAGCCTGTTTCTGCCATCAGCCAGTGACTCCATGCATCCACCGCTTGTCACTGCTGGGGAGTTACCTTGTGACCCACAGGAGCCCCAGCCCCCCAGCGACCACTCTTGCCATGAGTTTTCTCCTGAGAAAACTGCTGTCATGGTCTCCATTTCAGGTCAAGCACCAACCTCTTCTCCTGAATCGCACCTGGATACATTTGGAGACTATCTTACTGTCCCTATAGGTATCCACAGACATTCAGAACCCACAAAGATTTCTTTGCCTGTCTTACAGAAGGGAAATGATCTTCCTGGAAAGCAACCTTTGTCAGAGGGTAACTTGGTGGTGTTAAACCCTGACAGCAGTGAGCCAGTTTTCCTTTGCCAGGTTGGTGACTATTGCTTCCACAGCCTAAAATCCAGTGTAAAGTTGGATATTAGTCAGGAAGACCAGCAAGTCAAGAAACCTTCTGAAGGAGAGACAACACCTGGGAAGCCTGTATCTGATGGTAAAACCATCACTGGCAAGGAGAAGGATGAATCAAAAATGCAGGCTATTCAGCTTTTCAAAAACCTGAAATCAAATGATTACTTTTCCTGGCAGCAGTCTTTGAGGATCACAGAAATCTGTTAA
- the LOC141958515 gene encoding cytokine receptor common subunit beta-like isoform X1, whose product MNTKEIFILLLNLYLVFSVQAIRESIPMKSLSCYNDYNSQVTCTWMEHSEAHALVGMILYHRRDIRENKEMLCKRQPENDLREAPDSYVHWVCRKTTNNFGIGVDDFYSFKPSKKLQAEINVSLFQNVQTLPPQNLSVILMRSGDFLLTWKAPDGSQGLGNALQYEVTYKRQWESWEKAASLLLSNTTLCHLSRDNLVPGSSYVARVRARPGRASGFSGQYSEWSTEASWETPEGGLQPRNLHCLFNGADRLMCSWEVKKEIITSVLFGLFFRATLASAYVLGPWQCACASLMEFLPCPIPPALSSTSFSPLREEECSPVHERALPHAPYVVQSCEISVSNSSSRSQYRVSVRAKTEEKLIEAYKNIKVLPPANVSVTVTESQEYELRWTKHTLGYNFIKQRYQVEYWKNNQYKKTVLNISNDEPPFIFTQQMLASSTEYRAKMRARVNTPLDYEGPWSEWSEEFTWKTENVLPPVLLPVVLPALIITLLIVAYCSYKYFLRKRKMWEEKIPNPSKSLLIQSYLGKVHLGNWPTSSQLDLNKYNLSERMEQASFLEVVDRQTKTLAEYPEVQAKKTDNFPVALDLQNSYHALNEPERATVVFSSQTAGHSFPVSRRNNADENIASQTAIPCFAFNGPYLYSPVLSSQPDMHQTLEVDPAGAHEKSVSLQYVTLPKEGCPQAPQGQEQPGAGPPQPFLLPAQKEKMQHLDDEKEVSLAPSACRKDMNMRTEEQKSPKALSCITSPQQCPLEYITTESLFLPSASDSMHPPLVTAGELPCDPQEPQPPSDHSCHEFSPEKTAVMVSISGQAPTSSPESHLDTFGDYLTVPIGIHRHSEPTKISLPVLQKGNDLPGKQPLSEGNLVVLNPDSSEPVFLCQVGDYCFHSLKSSVKLDISQEDQQVKKPSEGETTPGKPVSDGKTITGKEKDESKMQAIQLFKNLKSNDYFSWQQSLRITEIC is encoded by the exons ATGAACACGAAAGAGATTTTCATCCTTCTGCTGAATTTGTATTTGGTCTTCAGTGTCCAAGCCATTCGAG AGAGTATCCCTATGAAGAGCTTGAGCTGCTACAATGACTACAACTCACAGGTGACCTGCACATGGATGGAGCATTCAGAGGCTCATGCCCTCGTTGGTATGATTCTTTACCACAGGCGTGATATAAG GGAGAACAAGGAGATGCTTTGCAAACGCCAGCCAGAAAATGACTTACGTGAGGCCCCAGACTCCTATGTGCACTGGGTTTGTCGCAAAACTACAAACAATTTTGGAATAGGGGTAGATGACTTTTACAGCTTTAAACCCAGTAAGAAACTTCAAGCAGAAATAAATGTCAGTCTTTTCCAAAACG TTCAGACCCTCCCACCTCAAAACCTCTCGGTCATCTTGATGAGATCAGGAGACTTCTTGCTGACCTGGAAAGCACCTGATGGAAGCCAAGGGCTGGGCAATGCACTGCAGTATGAAGTCACTTACAAGCGGCAGTGGGAGTCCTGGGAG AAAGCTGCCTCGCTCTTGCTCTCCAACACCACACTTTGCCATCTCAGCCGTGACAACCTTGTCCCAGGGAGCAGCTACGTTGCCCGCGTGCGAGCCAGACCGGGGCGGGCCAGTGGCTTCTCTGGGCAGTATAGCGAGTGGAGCACGGAGGCGTCATGGGAGACCCCTGAAG GTGGCCTTCAGCCCAGGAACCTTCACTGCCTCTTCAACGGTGCAGATCGTCTGATGTGCAGCTGGGAAGTGAAGAAAGAGATCATCACCTCTGTCCTCTTTGGCTTGTTCTTCAGGGCTACTCTGGCATCAGCGTACGTGCTTGGCCCATGGCAATGTGCCTGTGCCTCTCTCATGGAGTTTCTGCCCTGTCCTATTCCCCCTGCTCTCAGCTCAacctctttttctcccctcagagAAGAGGAGTGCTCTCCCGTGCATGAGAGGGCTTTGCCCCATGCCCCGTACGTGGTCCAGAGCTGTGAGATCTCTGTTAGCAACTCCAGCAGTCGGAGCCAGTACCGTGTGTCTGTCCGGGCCAAGACAGAGGAGAAGCTGATTGAAGCTTACAAGAACA TTaaggtgctgccacctgcaaaTGTGTCGGTAACAGTGACAGAGAGCCAAGAGTATGAACTGAGGTGGACAAAACACACTTTGGGATATAACTTCATAAAACAGAGATACCAAGTTGAGTACTGGAAAAACAACCAATACAAAAAG acTGTCTTAAATATCAGCAACGATGAACCTCCTTTCATCTTCACCCAGCAGATGCTGGCATCATCTACAGAATACAGGGCGAAAATGCGCGCAAGGGTGAATACACCCCTGGATTATGAGGGGCCTTGGAGTGAATGGAGTGAGGAGTTCACATGGAAGACTGAGAATG TTCTGCCACCAGTGCTTCTCCCAGTGGTGCTCCCAGCTCTCATCATCACTTTGCTAATAGTTGCTTATTGCAGCTATAAGTATTTCCTCAG gaagaggaaaatgtGGGAGGAAAAGATTCCAAACCCCAGCAAGAGTCTCCTGATCCAGAGCTACCTGGGG aaagtacATTTAGGAAACTGGCCAACAAGCAGCCAGCTGGACCTCAACAAGTACAATCTTTCAGAGAGGATGGAGCAGGCCAGTTTCCTTGAAGTTGTGGACAG GCAGACGAAGACTTTGGCAGAGTACCCTGAGGTGCAGGCTAAAAAGACAGATAATTTCCCTGTTGCTCTGGACCTACAGAACTCATATCATGCTTTAAATGAGCCAGAGCGTGCCACAGTTGTCTTCTCAAGTCAGACTGCTGGTCATTCCTTTCCTGTTTCAAGGAGAAATAATGCTGATGAAAATATTGCTTCCCAGACAGCAATCCCTTGCTTTGCTTTCAATGGTCCATACTTGTACAGCCCAGTGTTGTCCTCCCAGCCTGATATGCATCAGACCCTGGAAGTGGACCCAGCGGGAGCCCATGAGAAATCAGTTTCCCTTCAGTATGTTACCCTCCCAAAGGAAGGCTGCCCCCAGGCTCCACAGGGGCAAGAACAACCAGGAGCAGGCCCTCCACAGCCCTTCCTGCTCCCAGCTCAGAAGGAAAAGATGCAGCACCTTGATGATGAGAAAGAAGTCTCACTGGCCCCATCAGCCTGCAGGAAAGACATGAACATGagaacagaagagcagaaatCTCCAAAGGCTCTTAGCTGTATCACATCTCCTCAGCAGTGCCCCTTGGAGTACATCACCACAGAGAGCCTGTTTCTGCCATCAGCCAGTGACTCCATGCATCCACCGCTTGTCACTGCTGGGGAGTTACCTTGTGACCCACAGGAGCCCCAGCCCCCCAGCGACCACTCTTGCCATGAGTTTTCTCCTGAGAAAACTGCTGTCATGGTCTCCATTTCAGGTCAAGCACCAACCTCTTCTCCTGAATCGCACCTGGATACATTTGGAGACTATCTTACTGTCCCTATAGGTATCCACAGACATTCAGAACCCACAAAGATTTCTTTGCCTGTCTTACAGAAGGGAAATGATCTTCCTGGAAAGCAACCTTTGTCAGAGGGTAACTTGGTGGTGTTAAACCCTGACAGCAGTGAGCCAGTTTTCCTTTGCCAGGTTGGTGACTATTGCTTCCACAGCCTAAAATCCAGTGTAAAGTTGGATATTAGTCAGGAAGACCAGCAAGTCAAGAAACCTTCTGAAGGAGAGACAACACCTGGGAAGCCTGTATCTGATGGTAAAACCATCACTGGCAAGGAGAAGGATGAATCAAAAATGCAGGCTATTCAGCTTTTCAAAAACCTGAAATCAAATGATTACTTTTCCTGGCAGCAGTCTTTGAGGATCACAGAAATCTGTTAA
- the LOC141958383 gene encoding cytokine receptor common subunit beta-like, whose amino-acid sequence MHWVCHIHGYDQENYNFKFDLTLQADLNVYLFQNVQTLPPQNLSVILMRSGDFLLTWKAPDGSQGLGNALQYEVTYKRQWESWEKAASLLLSNTTLCHLSRDNLVPGSSYVARVRARLGRASGFSGQYSEWSTEASWETPEGGLQPRNLHCLFNGADRLMCSWEVKKEIITSVLFGLFFRATLASAEEECSPVHERALPHAPYVVQSCEISVSNSSSRSQYRVSVRAKTEEKLIEAYKNIKVLPLANVSVTVTESQEYELRWTKHTLGYNFIKQRYQVEYWKNNQYKKTVLNISNDEPPFIFTQQMLASSTEYRAKMRARVNTPLDYEGPWSEWSEEFTWKTENGIYQPTVSQPDGLQWAKHF is encoded by the exons ATGCACTGGGTCTGTCACATCCATGGATATGATCAAGAAAACTACAACTTCAAATTTGACCTGACACTGCAGGCAGATCTAAATGTCTACTTGTTTCAGAATG TTCAGACCCTCCCACCTCAAAACCTCTCGGTCATCTTGATGAGATCAGGAGACTTCTTGCTGACCTGGAAAGCACCTGATGGAAGCCAAGGGCTGGGCAATGCACTGCAGTATGAAGTCACTTACAAGCGGCAGTGGGAGTCCTGGGAG AAAGCTGCCTCGCTCTTGCTCTCCAACACCACACTTTGCCATCTCAGCCGTGACAACCTTGTCCCAGGGAGCAGCTACGTTGCCCGCGTGCGAGCCAGACTGGGGCGGGCCAGTGGCTTCTCTGGGCAGTATAGCGAGTGGAGCACGGAGGCGTCATGGGAGACCCCTGAAG GTGGCCTTCAGCCCAGGAACCTTCACTGCCTCTTCAACGGTGCAGATCGTCTGATGTGCAGCTGGGAAGTGAAGAAAGAGATCATCACCTCTGTCCTCTTTGGCTTGTTCTTCAGGGCTACTCTGGCATCAGC agAAGAGGAGTGCTCTCCCGTGCATGAGAGGGCTTTGCCCCATGCCCCGTACGTGGTCCAGAGCTGTGAGATCTCTGTTAGCAACTCCAGCAGTCGGAGCCAGTACCGTGTGTCTGTCCGGGCCAAGACAGAGGAGAAGCTGATTGAAGCCTACAAGAACA TTAAGGTGCTGCCACTTGCAAATGTGTCGGTAACAGTGACAGAGAGCCAAGAGTATGAACTGAGGTGGACAAAACACACTTTGGGATATAACTTCATAAAACAGAGATACCAAGTTGAGTACTGGAAAAACAACCAATACAAAAAG acTGTCTTAAATATCAGCAACGATGAACCTCCTTTCATCTTCACCCAGCAGATGCTGGCATCATCTACAGAATACAGGGCGAAAATGCGCGCAAGGGTGAATACACCCCTGGATTATGAGGGGCCTTGGAGTGAATGGAGTGAGGAGTTCACATGGAAGACTGAGAATG